The region TTAGTAAGTGATGTGTCCCTTTTAGAATTAAGCGATACCAATTCAAAACTTTTAAAGGCTTTATCTAATAAGGCTCCTGGTACATTTCACCATTCTTTAAACGTAGCTAATATTGCAGAAACTGTCGCAAATGAAATAGGAGCAAACGCAATGTTAGTGCGTGTAGGAGCTCTTTATCACGACGTCGGTAAAATGACTAATCCGACTTATTTTACAGAAAACCAAGGTAGTGGTATAAACCCGCATAATGATTTAGATCCGGAAGATAGTGCGAGAATCATCATTGACCATACCCTTAATGGTATTGAGATTGCCCGTAAATACAACTTACCAGACCGTATCATCGACTTTATAAGAACTCACCATGGAGATAGCTTGGTGTATTATTTTTATGCCCAAGCAAAAGAAGGTAATCCAGAGGTTTCAAAGGATAACTTCCGTTATCCTGGTCCAAAGCCTTTTAGTCAAGAAACAGCTATACTTATGATTGCCGATAGTGTAGAGGCAGCTTCTAAAAGCATCAAGAATCCAACTTCTGTCAAGATAGACAACTTAGTAAATAAAATTATCGAAGGTCAGGTAGAAAGTGGTCAGTTTCTCAACGCAAATATTACCTTTAAACAGATAGAAACAATTAAAGCTGTGATTAAAAAGAAGTTAGCGAGCATCTATCATTTACGTATAGAATACCCTGAATAATTTATTGAAAAAATCTTCATTTTTGTTTGTGGAAATATAAAGTTCGCTTACATTTGCAACCGCTTTCAGAAATGGAGTAAGTTCTTTAAAATTTAGGAGAGGTGCCAGAGTGGTAATGGAGCAGTTTGCTAAACTGTCGACGGGCAACCGTCGCCAGGGTTCGAGTCCCTGTCTCTCCGCAACTTAACCCTTTTAATATCTGAAAAAGTATTAATTTTAAAGGTTAAAAATCAGTTCCCGAACTGATATAAAAAAAATCGGGGTGTAGCGTAGCCCGGTCATCGCGCCTGCTTTGGGAGCAGGAGGTCGCAGGTTCGAATCCTGCCACCCCGACTAAAAGTTATATTGCTTTTACAAACCGTTTTCATTTTATTATGAAGACGGTTTTTTTATTTTACATTCTAAGCATACTGCCTAAAATGTTTTTGTAATTCTTACGACAGGATTAAATGGAGTACGTCTCCTTGTTCTACTCGCCTCTCTTTTTAAGATTTATAAGATCATTATCTCGTTTTCGCGAAAGCGAAATACTCACCATCTATATGATATTTAAGAATTGTTTGCTATTTCAAAAGAAGCATTTAATGTAAATTGCAGTGAAATAATTAGTTCAATGCAAAGAGATCTTCAAAACTTACGTAAATCTTACGAAAAGGATGCCTTACTGGAAAAAAACCTACCAGAAACCCCTTATCATTTATTTGATACCTGGTTTCAGGAAGCCAAATCATCTATAGAAGTTGATGAGGCAAATGCGATGAGTCTTTGTACTCTAGGTGTTGATGGTTTTCCTAAATCACGTATCGTACTCTTAAAGGAGGTTCTAGAAGGGAAGTTTTTGTTTTATTCCAATTATACTTCAGAAAAAGGAGTTGCTATGGAAGCCTATGATAAAGTAAGTCTTCATTTTTTTTGGCCGTCATTAGAACGTCAGATTATAATTAAGGGAAATGTAAAAAAGGTCTCTAGAGAAAAGTCCTTAGATTATTTTCATTCTAGACCACGAGGCAGCCAGATTGGGGCATGGACCAGCAATCAAAGTAGCGCTATTATGTCACGTGAAAAATTAGAGGAACAGCTACGTCATTTTGAAGATAAATTTAAAGATCAAAACATACCATTACCAGAATTTTGGGGTGGATATGACTGTGATCCTGTGAGTTTTGAATTTTGGCAAGGAAGACCTAATAGACTTCACGATCGTATTTTGTTTGAATTAGAAAATGACCGTTGGACTTTTAAAAGATTACAACCTTAATGAAGCGATTAATAGTTATAAGGCACGGTAAATCAACTTGGGAACTTCAGGTGAGAGATCACGATCGCGTATTGACACAACGTGGTATTGACGATGCTCATCTTATAGGTGAAGCATTAAAAGATTTGGATTTAAATCCAGATCAAATATGGACCAGTACTGCGGCGAGAGCAATGCAAACAGCGACTTTAGTTAGTGAGTACATCAACTACAGTCTTTCAAAACTCGAGCTTAAAAGAGAATTATACACCTTTAGTAGTGATGAATTGATAAGTGTCATCTCTACTGCACAGGACGCCGTAGAAACCCTCGTTATCTTTAGTCATAACCACGGAATAACAGATCTTGTCAATGATTTGGGAAGCACTAGATTTGACAATGTGCCTACCACAGGAGTTGTAGCTATAGATTTTGATTCCAACTCTTGGTCTTCTCTAGGTAAAGGCATTACTAAATTTCATTTTTTTCCTAAATTGCTAAAATGAGTAAATATTATAATAGAGACTTGAGCTGGTTGCGATTTAACGCAAGAGTATTACAAGAAGCAAGCGATAAAAATGTGCCGCTTATTGAGCGCTTGAGATTTTTAGGGATTTTTTCAAATAATTTGGATGAATTTTTTAAAGTTCGCTATGCGACCATACAGCGCATTCAAAGAGCTGGAAAGAACGCTACCAAATCTTTAGGAGGAATCAGTGCAGAAGATTTGTTACAGGAAATCAATCAAATGGTTATCGTTGATCAAGCTCATAGTTTTAACGTACTAGCAGAGCTGGAAGATGAACTCAAAAAAGAAAATATCAGTCTGGTAGATGAGACAGAAGTGCTTTCTGAACATGAAGACTTTATAAGAAACTACTTTAATGAAAAAATAAGTCCAGCGATAGGTACCATAATGATTAACGATGAGGTAGATTTCCCACATTTGAGAGATGGGTACGGTTACCTCGCTGTGCGTATGCTCATGACCGATAACAGTATCAGGTACGCCCTTATAGAGAAGCCTAAGTATTTGAATAGATTTGTAGTCTTACCTCAAATAGATGGTGATCAAAGGCAATACATCATTCTCATTGATGACTTGATCAGACACCGTATGCATTATATCTTCAATATTTTTGATTATAAGGAAATTGAAGCACACATGATTAAGGTGACATTAGATGCAGAGCTGGATATGGAACTGGACCTTAAGAAAAGTCTATTAGAAAAAATACGTCGTAGTGTTCACGATCGTAAGGATGGAGATCCAGTGCGATTTGTTTACGACCGCCATATTCATAAAGATACGTTACATCTTATCATGAAGAAATTACAAATTGATAACCACGATAGTATTATTCCAGGGGGGAGGTATCACAACAGAAGAGATTACTTGAAGTTTCCCAGTCTAGGAAGAACAGATTTACTCTATGAAAAACTACCGGCCTTACCTATTAAAGATGTAAAAATTAGAGGTTCTCTTTTAGAACGAATAGCGAAAAAAGACATCCTTCAATACACGCCTTACCACACATTTGCTAATACCATTAAGTTTTTAAGAGAAGCGGCTCTTGATCCTCAAGTGAGGACCATTAAAATAACTATTTATAGACTGGCTGAAATATCGCAAATAGCAGGGTCATTGATTAACGCTGTAAAAAACGGAAAAAAGGTTACTGTTTCTATAGAGCTACAAGCTAGGTTTGATGAGCAAGCCAATATCAATTATGCAGAGTTAATGCAGGAAGAAGGTATTCATATGATATTTGGGGTTCCAGGACTGAAAGTACATTGTAAAGCTTGTTGTATCACTCGTGAAGAAGAGGGTAAAATTGTGAGATACGGTTTTATATCCACAGGTAATTTTAATGAATCCACCGCTGGGATTTACACCGACTATACCTTGTTTACAGCAAATCGCAAGATTTTGAAAGAAGTGGAGCGAGTCTTTGATTTCTTTGAAGTCAATTACCGTCAGCATCGATATAAACACCTACTCGTTTCTCCTAATTACCTCAGAAATGGAATTGAACGATTAGTTCGTCGAGAGATCGCTTTCGCGAAAGCGGGAAAATTTGCAAAAATGCGTATCAAAGTAAATTCTTTCTCAGATTTTAAAATGATCGATTTATTCTATGAGGCCTCTAATGCAGGTGTTCAAATAGAATTGATCGTGAGAGGAATTTGCTGTCTTGTTCCAGGTGTGAAAGGAATGAGTGAGAATATTAAGGTGATAAGTATTGTCGACCGATTTTTAGAGCATCCTCGGGTGTATAGATTTTATAATCAAGGGCAAAACGACCTCTATATATCTAGTGCAGATTTTATGGGACGTAATCTAGATAGCCGTGTAGAAATTGCTTGTCCTATATACGATGAAGATATCAAGGCCGAGATTATAGCCACCATGGATATATGTTGGAGTGATAATGTGAAAGCAAGAGAAATATGTGGCGAACAACTTAATAATTATGTGGTTAACGATGCACCAGCAGTAAGATCTCAATATGCCACATATGAGTTTTATAAAAATCAAATCACAAAGTAATGGCATTTGAAATAAGAAAATATGGAGCTATCGATATAGGGACTAATGCTATTAGATTGCTAATTGCAACCATAACTTTATATAATGATGAGCCACCAGTTTTTAAAAAAACAAGCCTGATTAGGGTGCCGGTAAGACTAGGTCAGGATGTATTTACTACAGGTAATATTTCCAAAGAAAATATTTCTCGTATGATAGATGCTATGAAATCCTATCAGTTATTAATGGGCGTTCACAAAGTGAAATCTTATAAGGCTTATGCTACTAGTGCCATGCGAGAAGCAAAGAACGGTAAAGATGTCGTAGCACTCATTGAAAAGGAATCTGGAATTCATATAGATATCATTGACGGGTCTCACGAAGCGGCTATTATCGCAATGACAGATTTACATGCAGTGATTGATGAAAGTAAAGTATTCCTCTATGTAGATGTAGGTGGCGGTAGTACTGAGTTTACCCTATTTGCATACGGTAAAGAAATCGTATCCAGATCTTTTAAAATAGGAACGGTACGATTGATTAATGATATGGTCAACAAAACACTTTGGGATGAGGCTCAGCAGTGGATCAAAGAGGTGACAGCTCCTTACGAGCGCATTGATTTAATAGGTTCTGGTGGTAACATTAATAACATCTTTAAAAGTAGTGGTAAAGCGATAGGTAAGCCGCTCTCTTACTTTTATTTGGCTAATTACTACGAGCAACTACAAAATTATAATTATGAAGAGCGAGTGTACCACCTGAACTTGAATCACGATAGGGCAGATGTTATTATACCCGCTTGTCGTATCTATTTAAGAGCTATGAAGTGGAGCAGAGCTAAAAACATATATGTTCCTAAGATAGGTCTGACTGATGGTATTATTAAATCCATATACAATACCGACAAAGGATAATAGTATAGGGTTTTAATGGACACCCTTTCGTGGAGCCCTACTTTACATTTAGGTCCTTGTTATATAAAAGACAACGCTACGATAGTTATGAAAAAACTTTTACTCTTTGTATTTATAGTTTCGTGCACAACTATGATGCATGCTCAAGCTTCTGGTGCTAGTTCTTATGGTTTCCGTTTTGGAGTAAATTACTCTTCATTATCTGGTGATGTTGTATCTGCTGACTATAATAGTAGAATAGGTTTACACGCTAATTTCTTAGCTGAAATTCCTTTGAATACTATTTTTTATTTACAACCAGAAATAGGCCTCTCGGCTTTGGGTGTGAATGAAAACGAAATAGGATTAGACAATGGTGATATAGTACCATTAAAGACCAACTGGTTGC is a window of Nonlabens sp. MB-3u-79 DNA encoding:
- the pdxH gene encoding pyridoxamine 5'-phosphate oxidase; the protein is MQRDLQNLRKSYEKDALLEKNLPETPYHLFDTWFQEAKSSIEVDEANAMSLCTLGVDGFPKSRIVLLKEVLEGKFLFYSNYTSEKGVAMEAYDKVSLHFFWPSLERQIIIKGNVKKVSREKSLDYFHSRPRGSQIGAWTSNQSSAIMSREKLEEQLRHFEDKFKDQNIPLPEFWGGYDCDPVSFEFWQGRPNRLHDRILFELENDRWTFKRLQP
- a CDS encoding SixA phosphatase family protein; this encodes MKRLIVIRHGKSTWELQVRDHDRVLTQRGIDDAHLIGEALKDLDLNPDQIWTSTAARAMQTATLVSEYINYSLSKLELKRELYTFSSDELISVISTAQDAVETLVIFSHNHGITDLVNDLGSTRFDNVPTTGVVAIDFDSNSWSSLGKGITKFHFFPKLLK
- the ppk1 gene encoding polyphosphate kinase 1, encoding MSKYYNRDLSWLRFNARVLQEASDKNVPLIERLRFLGIFSNNLDEFFKVRYATIQRIQRAGKNATKSLGGISAEDLLQEINQMVIVDQAHSFNVLAELEDELKKENISLVDETEVLSEHEDFIRNYFNEKISPAIGTIMINDEVDFPHLRDGYGYLAVRMLMTDNSIRYALIEKPKYLNRFVVLPQIDGDQRQYIILIDDLIRHRMHYIFNIFDYKEIEAHMIKVTLDAELDMELDLKKSLLEKIRRSVHDRKDGDPVRFVYDRHIHKDTLHLIMKKLQIDNHDSIIPGGRYHNRRDYLKFPSLGRTDLLYEKLPALPIKDVKIRGSLLERIAKKDILQYTPYHTFANTIKFLREAALDPQVRTIKITIYRLAEISQIAGSLINAVKNGKKVTVSIELQARFDEQANINYAELMQEEGIHMIFGVPGLKVHCKACCITREEEGKIVRYGFISTGNFNESTAGIYTDYTLFTANRKILKEVERVFDFFEVNYRQHRYKHLLVSPNYLRNGIERLVRREIAFAKAGKFAKMRIKVNSFSDFKMIDLFYEASNAGVQIELIVRGICCLVPGVKGMSENIKVISIVDRFLEHPRVYRFYNQGQNDLYISSADFMGRNLDSRVEIACPIYDEDIKAEIIATMDICWSDNVKAREICGEQLNNYVVNDAPAVRSQYATYEFYKNQITK
- a CDS encoding Ppx/GppA phosphatase family protein, encoding MAFEIRKYGAIDIGTNAIRLLIATITLYNDEPPVFKKTSLIRVPVRLGQDVFTTGNISKENISRMIDAMKSYQLLMGVHKVKSYKAYATSAMREAKNGKDVVALIEKESGIHIDIIDGSHEAAIIAMTDLHAVIDESKVFLYVDVGGGSTEFTLFAYGKEIVSRSFKIGTVRLINDMVNKTLWDEAQQWIKEVTAPYERIDLIGSGGNINNIFKSSGKAIGKPLSYFYLANYYEQLQNYNYEERVYHLNLNHDRADVIIPACRIYLRAMKWSRAKNIYVPKIGLTDGIIKSIYNTDKG
- a CDS encoding porin family protein, translating into MKKLLLFVFIVSCTTMMHAQASGASSYGFRFGVNYSSLSGDVVSADYNSRIGLHANFLAEIPLNTIFYLQPEIGLSALGVNENEIGLDNGDIVPLKTNWLQVAVLAHLKIGHRAFVLVGPQAGVNVTERDQNDYYNYDFDAVVGIGYRINENLGVDLRYGYGLSNVFDKEFATVSDASNRWLQLGVAYKL